Proteins found in one Triticum urartu cultivar G1812 chromosome 4, Tu2.1, whole genome shotgun sequence genomic segment:
- the LOC125550847 gene encoding DNA polymerase delta catalytic subunit: MSSVGRGGKRRAGPPAAPSPLAAKRAQPMPPGAPQPPPPAAAAAAEEDMMDEDVFLDETILAEDEAALLLLDRDEALASRLSRWKRPALPADLVSGCSRSVAFQQLDIDYVIGESHKEFLPNSSGPAAIIRIFGVTREGHSVCCQVHGFEPYFYISCPPGMSPDDISGFKQTLEARMKESNRNSSVQRFVKSVELLQKQTIMHYQPNKSQSFLKIVVALPTMVASCRGILERGITIGSLGSKSFVTYESNILFALRFMIDCNIVGGNWIELPAGKYRKATRVMSYCQLELDCLYSDLVSHAPEGEYSKMAPFRILSFDIECAGRKGHFPEPTHDPVIQIANLLTLQGEAQPFVRNVMTLKSCSPIVGVDVMSFDTERDILLAWRDLIREADPDIIIGYNICKFDLPYLIERAEVLKIVEFPLLGRIRNSRVRVRDSTFNSRQYGMRESKDVTVEGRVQFDLLQAMQRDYKLSSYSLNSVSAHFLGEQKEDVHHSIISDLQNGNSETRRRLAVYCLKDAYLPQRLLDKLMYIYNYVEMARVTGVPISFLLSRGQSIKVLSQLLRKAKQRNLVIPNIKGQSSGQDTFEGATVLEARAGFYEKPIATLDFASLYPSIMMAHNLCYCTLVPPEDVRKLNLPPESLYKTPSGEIFVKPELQKGILPEILEELLAARKRAKADLKEAKDPFERAVLDGRQLALKISANSVYGFTGATVGQLPCLEISSSVTSYGRQMIEHTKKLVEDKFTTLGGYEHNAEVIYGDTDSVMVQFGVSTVEDAMKLGREAAEYISGTFIKPIKLEFEKVYFPYLLISKKRYAGLYWTNPEKFDKMDTKGIETVRRDNCLLVKNLVTECLHKILVDRDVPGAVQYVKNTISDLLMNRVDLSLLVITKGLTKTGEDYAVKAAHVELAERMRKRDAATAPTVGDRVPYVIIKAAKGAKAYEKSEDPIYVLDNNIPIDPQYYLENQISKPLLRIFEPILKNASRELLHGSHTRAVSISTPSNSGIMKFAKKQLTCLGCKAVISGPNQTLCSHCKGREAELYYKTVANVSDLEMLFGKLWTQCQECQGSLHQDVLCTSRDCPIFYRRRKAQKDMAEARVQLDRWDF; encoded by the exons ATGAGCTCGGTCGGGCGCGGCGGCAAGCGACGGGCGGGGCCTCCCGCTGCCCCATCCCCGCTGGCGGCGAAGCGGGCCCAGCCCATGCCGCCTGGCGCCCCACAGCCGCCTCCACCGGctgccgcggcggcggcggaggaggataTGATGGACGAGGACGTTTTCCTGGACGAGACTATCCTCGCGGAGGACGAGGCGGCGCTGCTGCTGCTCGACCGCGACGAGGCCCTCGCCTCCCGTCTTTCCAGGTGGAAGCGCCCCGCCCTCCCCGCCGACCTCGTCTCCGGTTGCTCCCGCTCCGTCG CTTTTCAGCAGCTGGATATAGATTATGTTATTGGTGAGAGCCACAAAGAGTTTCTGCCCAACTCTTCTGGTCCTGCGGCTATAATCAGGATTTTTGGTGTCACCAGAGAAG GTCACAGTGTGTGCTGTCAGGTGCATGGGTTTGAACCATATTTCTACATCAGCTGCCCGCCTGGAATGAGCCCTGATGATATTTCAGGCTTCAAACAAACACTAGAG GCGAGGATGAAGGAATCAAATAGGAATAGCAGTGTGCAAAGATTTGTGAAGAGTGTTGAGCTTCTGCAGAAGCAGACAATTATGCATTACCAGCCAAATAAATCTCAGTCCTTCCTCAAGATAGTAGTTGCCCTACCTACAATGGTTGCTAGCTGTCGTG GCATCCTTGAAAGGGGCATAACGATTGGCAGTCTTGGTTCAAAGAGTTTCGTGACATATGAAAGCAACATTCTCTTTGCCCTTCGCTTTATGATTGACTGCAACATTGTTGGTGGCAATTGGATTGAACTTCCTGCTGGGAAGTATAGAAAAGCAACTCGCGTCATGTCCTATTGCCAGCTAGAGTTGGATTGCCT ATATTCAGATTTGGTAAGCCATGCTCCTGAAGGGGAATACTCTAAGATGGCCCCCTTTCGCATATTAAGTTTtgacatcgaatgtgctggtCGCAAAGGACACTTCCCAGAACCAACTCATGATCCGGTTATTCAG ATTGCTAATTTGCTCACGCTTCAAGGCGAAGCCCAGCCTTTTGTACGGAATGTCATGACTCTTAAATCATGTTCTCCCATTGTCGGAGTGGATGTAATGTCATTTGACACAGAGCGAGATATTCTACTTGCTTGGAGG GATTTAATACGCGAGGCAGATCCTGATATTATAATTGGATACAATATCTGCAAATTTGATCTGCCATATCTTATTGAG AGAGCTGAAGTTCTCAAGATAGTGGAGTTTCCACTACTTGGTCGAATCAGAAATAGCCGTGTCCGTGTCCGTGATTCCACCTTCAACTCAAG GCAATATGGTATGCGTGAAAGTAAAGATGTAACTGTGGAGGGAAGGGTACAATTTGATCTTCTGCAG GCTATGCAAAGGGATTACAAGCTGAGTTCTTATTCATTGAACTCTGTATCTGCACATTTTCTAGGGGAGCAA AAAGAGGACGTTCATCATTCAATCATATCTGATCTTCAAAATGGAAACTCAGAGACACGAAGGCGTCTTGCAGTTTATTGCTTGAAG GATGCTTATCTTCCACAAAGACTGTTAGATAAATTGATGTACATCTACAACTACGTAGAGATGGCGAGGGTCACAGGAGTTCCCATTTCTTTTCTGCTCTCGAGGGGACAGAGCATTAAG GTCCTCTCACAGTTACTGAGGAAAGCAAAACAGAGAAACCTTGTTATACCAAACATAAAGGGCCAAAGTTCTGGGCAAGATACCTTTGAGGGCGCAACT GTTTTGGAGGCAAGGGCTGGATTTTATGAGAAGCCCATTGCAACTTTGGACTTTGCTTCTCTGTATCCATCCATCATGATGGCCCATAACCTATGCTACTGCACTTTG GTTCCCCCTGAGGATGTCCGTAAACTCAACTTGCCTCCAGAAAGCCTCTACAAAACCCCATCTGGTGAAATATTTGTGAAACCAGAGTTGCAAAAG GGTATACTTCCTGAAATCCTTGAAGAACTGTTGGCTGCTCGGAAAAGAGCAAAAGCAGATTTGAAG GAAGCAAAGGACCCATTCGAAAGGGCGGTTCTTGATGGTCGTCAGCTTGCCCTAAAA ATAAGTGCAAATTCAGTTTATGGTTTTACTGGTGCTACTGTTGGTCAATTGCCCTGTTTAGAGATTTCTTCGAGTGTTACGAGCTACG GTAGACAGATGATTGAGCACACAAAGAAGCTTGTTGAAGATAAATTCACAACACTTGGAGGCTATGAGCATAATGCAGAG GTGATTTATGGAGATACTGATTCTGTGATGGTACAGTTTGGCGTTTCTACAGTCGAGGACGCAATGAAATTGGGAAGAGAAGCTGCAGAGTATATTAGTGGAACATTTATTAAG CCCATCAAGCTAGAGTTTGAGAAAGTTTACTTTCCATACCTACTGATCAGCAAGAAGAGATATGCTGGTTTGTACTGGACAAATCCTGAGAAATTTGACAAAATGGACACAAAAG GTATTGAAACAGTTCGAAGGGACAACTGTTTATTGGTAAAGAACCTGGTGACTGAGTGCCTTCATAAAATACTAGTGGACCGAGATGTTCCTGGTGCAGTCCAATATGTCAAGAATACCATATCTGATCTATTAATGAACCGTGTGGACTTGTCACTTCTGGTTATAACAAAG GGTTTGACAAAAACAGGAGAAGACTATGCTGTAAAAGCCGCCCATGTGGAGCTTGCTGAGAGGATGCGGAAG AGGGATGCTGCTACTGCACCAACTGTTGGCGACCGGGTTCCTTATGTTATAATAAAAGCAGCAAAAGGGGCAAAG GCATATGAGAAGTCAGAAGATCCAATTTACGTTCTGGATAATAACATTCCAATAGATCCTCAGTACTACCTTGAGAACCAAATTAGCAAA CCACTGTTGAGAATATTCGAACCAATTCTGAAGAACGCGAGCAGAGAACTGCTTCATGGAAGTCATACCAGAGCTGTTTCAATCTCAACTCCTTCAAATAGCGGGATAATGAAATTTGCAAAGAAACAACTGACTTGCCTCGGATGCAAAGCAGTTATAAG TGGTCCCAACCAAACACTTTGCTCACATTGCAAGGGAAGGGAAGCAGAGTTATACTACAAAACAGTAGCAAATG TTTCTGATCTGGAGATGCTCTTTGGGAAGCTATGGACGCAGTGCCAGGAGTGCCAAGGCTCCCTACACCAGGACGTTCTGTGCACCAG TCGGGACTGCCCTATTTTCTACCGGCGGAGGAAGGCACAGAAGGACATGGCTGAAGCTAGGGTGCAGCTTGATCGTTGGGACTTCTGA